The Anabas testudineus chromosome 11, fAnaTes1.2, whole genome shotgun sequence genome has a segment encoding these proteins:
- the cct3 gene encoding T-complex protein 1 subunit gamma: protein MLGQQVLVLNQNVKRESGRKVQTGNINAAKTIADVIRTCLGPRAMMKMLLDPTGGIVMTNDGNAILREIQVQHPAAKSMIEISRTQDEEVGDGTTSVIILAGEMLSVAEQFLEQQMHPTVVIGAYRQALEDMLDTLKEISTPVDTSDRSMMLKIVHSAINTKALSRWSELACGIALDAVRTVELEDSGRKEIDIKKYAKVEKVPGGIIEDSCVLRGVMLNKDVTHPRMRRMIKNPRIVLLDCSLEYKKGESQTDIEISKEEDFARILQMEEDYIQQICEDIIRLKPDLVFTEKGISDLAQHYLVKANITAIRRVRKTDNNRIARACGARIVSRTDELREEDVGTGAGLFEVKKIGDEYFTFVTECKDPKACTILLRGASKEILAEVERNLQDAMQVCRNVLLDPFLLPGGGATEMAVSKRLTERSRSLTGIEQWPYRAVAQALEVIPRTLIQNCGASTIRVLTSLRAKHTQDNSVCWGVDGETGCLTDMSSLGIWEPLAVKAQTYKTAVETAILLLRIDDIVSGHKKKDKDEPMGGQGAE, encoded by the exons ATGCTCGGCCAGCAGGTTTTAGTGCTCA atcAGAACGTAAAGAGAGAATCGGGACGTAAAGTCCAGACAGGAAACATCAATGCTGCAAAg aCGATAGCAGATGTGATTAGGACCTGTCTCGGCCCCCGGGCCATGATGAAG ATGTTGCTGGACCCCACAGGAGGAATTGTGATGACCAACGATGGAAATGCCATCCTCCGAGAG ATTCAGGTCCAGCATCCAGCAGCCAAGTCCATGATAGAGATCAGTCGTACCCAGGACGAGGAGGTGGGAGACGGGACCACGTCCGTCATCATCCTTG CCGGCGAGATGCTGTCTGTGGCTGAGCAGTTCCTGGAGCAGCAGATGCATCCGACTGTCGTCATCGGTGCCTACAGACAGGCTCTGGAGGACATGCTGGACACCCTGAAGGAGATCAG CACCCCCGTGGACACATCGGACCGCTCCATGATGCTGAAGATCGTCCACTCCGCCATCAACACCAAGGCTCTGAGCCGCTGGTCTGAGCTGGCCTGCGGCATTGCGCTGGATGCCGTTCGCACCGTAGAGCTGGAGGACAGCGGGCGCAAAGAGATTGACATCAAGAAGTACGCCAAGGTGGAGAAG GTTCCAGGTGGGATTATCGAGGACTCGTGTGTGCTGAGAGGAGTTATGCTAAACAAAGATGTGACCCACCCCCGCATGAGACGCATGATCAAAAACCCGCGAATCGTCCTGCTCGACTGTTCCCTGGAGTACAAGAAAGGGGAGAGCCAG ACGGACATAGAGATCAGTAAGGAGGAGGATTTTGCCAGGATCCTGCAGATGGAGGAAGACTACATCCAGCAGATCTGCGAAGACATCATCCGTCTCAAACCAGACCTGGTCTTCACAGAGAAAGGCATCTCAG ATCTGGCTCAGCACTACCTGGTGAAGGCCAACATCACCGCCATCCGCCGCGTGAGGAAGACCGACAACAACCGCATCGCCAG GGCGTGTGGGGCTCGTATTGTCAGCCGGACTGATGAGCTGCGTGAGGAAGACGTGGGTACGGGAGCCGGACTGTTTGAGGTTAAGAAGATCGGGGACGAGTATTTCACGTTTGTCACCGAGTGTAAAGACCCCAAAGCCTGCACCATCCTGCTGAGGGGGGCCAGCAAGGAGATCCTGGCT gaggtggagaggaaCCTGCAGGACGCCATGCAGGTCTGCCGTAACGTGCTGCTGGACCCCTTCCTGCTGCCGGGCGGCGGCGCCACAGAGATGGCTGTGTCTAAGCGTCTGACGGAGCGTTCCCGCTCTCTGACTGGCATCGAACAGTGGCCCTACCGTGCTGTGGCTCAGGCCCTGGAGGTCATCCCCAGAACCCTGATCCAGAACTGTGGAGCCTCCACCATCCGGGTTCTGACGTCTCTGAGG GCTAAACACACTCAGGACAACAGCGTGTGTTGGGGTGTGGATGGAGAGACCGGCTGTTTGACCGACATGTCGTCTCTGGGGATCTGGGAGCCGCTCGCTGTTAAAGCTCAGACCTACAAGACCGCTGTAGAG acAGCGATCCTGCTGCTGCGCATCGACGACATTGTCTCTGGTCacaagaagaaagacaaagacgaGCCGATGGGAGGACAGGGAGCCGAGTAG
- the LOC113155201 gene encoding protein disulfide-isomerase A3-like produces the protein MAAAVRLLPTVTFALLSAFPAAVSSRRDVLELGHADFDYLAAEHETMLVKFYAPWCGHCKKLAPEFEKAATRLKGTVQLAKVDCTAHSETCARFGVSGYPTLKIFRYGRDSAPYEGPRTAEGIYHYMKKQTGPDSVHLKTEEDLKTFVNNYDASIVGVFSGPDSSLLAEYLKAAGLLREQFRFAHTTDLKLGEEHGVTSETVLLFRPPRLDNMFEDSVVAFTDYLTISSLRRFVRDHIYGLCPHMTLENRDRLRVRDLLTAYYDLDYHHNIRGSNYWRNRVMKVVSKYARRGLTFSVANKKDFLSELEDDFGLGTSDGGELPFITIRSKLGHKYTMREEFTRDGRSLERFLDDYFAGRLKSYVKSEPVPERNSAAVKVVVAESFDDIVNDSDKDVLIQFYSPSCPHCKKLEPVYRELADTLYSDPNIVIAKMNAVDNDVPPGYDVQGYPTIYFAPVGKKDEPIRYEGGREVQDFLKFLKREASHSLAFSGSKDEL, from the exons ATGGCGGCCGCTGTCCGCCTCCTTCCCACCGTCACGTTCGCGCTGCTGTCCGCTTTTCCCGCCGCGGTGTCCTCGCGCCGAGACGTGCTCGAGCTCGGGCACGCGGACTTCGACTACCTGGCCGCGGAGCACGAGACCATGCTGGTGAAGTTCTACGCTCCATG GTGCGGTCACTGTAAGAAATTAGCTCCGGAGTTTGAGAAAGCAGCGACCAGACTGAAGGGAACCGTGCAGTTAGCTAAG GTAGACTGTACTGCACACTCAGAAACCTGTGCTCGTTTTGGGGTCTCAGGTTACCCAACTCTCAAGATCTTCAGGTATGGACGAGACTCTGCCCCCTATGAAGGACCTCGCACTGCAg agggaATTTACCACTACATGAAGAAACAGACTGGCCCAGACTCTGTTCATCTGAAGACTGAGGAAGACCTGAAGACCTTTGTCAACAACTACGATGCCAGCATCGTCG GTGTGTTCTCAGGTCCTGACAGCTCTCTTCTGGCAGAGTATCTGAAAGCTGCAGGTTTGCTGAGGGAACAGTTCAGATTTGCTCACACCACAGACCTAAAGCTGGGAGAAGAACACGGAGTCACTTCTGA GACTGTGTTGCTGTTCAGACCCCCCCGACTCGACAACATGTTTGAGGACAGCGTTGTCGCCTTCACAGATTATCTGACCATCAGTTCTCTGAGACGCTTCGTCAGGGATCACAT TTATGGTCTGTGTCCTCACATGACTCTGGAGAACAGAGACCGTCTCAGGGTTCGCGACCTGCTGACGGCGTACTATGACCTGGACTACCACCACAACATCAGGGGCTCCAACTACTGGAGGAACAG GGTGATGAAGGTGGTATCTAAATATGCCAGACGGGGCTTAACATTCTCAGTAGCTAATAAGAAGGACTTCCTGTCTGAGCTGGAGGACGACTTTGGTTTGGGAACGTCAGACGGAGGAGAGCTGCCGTTCATCACGATCCGGAGCAAACTGGGCCACAAGTACACAATGAGAGAGGAGTTCAC GAGGGACGGTCGGTCCTTGGAAAGGTTTTTAGACGATTACTTCGCAGGTCGACTCAAAAGCTACGTCAAGTCCGAACCTGTACCTGAGAGAAACTCTGCAGCTGTAAAG GTGGTAGTTGCCGAGTCCTTCGACGACATTGTTAATGATTCAGATAAAGATGTTCTGATCCAGTTTTACTCTCCGTCCTGCCCACACTGCAAGAAACTGGAGCCGGTCTACAGAGAACTAGCCGACACG CTGTATTCAGATCCCAACATCGTCATCGCCAAGATGAACGCCGTAGATAACGATGTGCCGCCGGGCTACGATGTTCAGGG GTATCCGACCATTTATTTTGCTCCCGTGGGGAAGAAGGACGAACCAATACGATACGAA GGTGGTCGGGAGGTCCAAGATTTTCTAAAGTTCCTAAAGCGCGAAGCGAGTCACAGTCTGGCTTTCAGCGGCTCCAAGGACGAACTGTGA